In a single window of the Gemmatimonadota bacterium genome:
- a CDS encoding ribonuclease HI family protein: protein MTELTLFIDGASRGNPGHAGIGIRIEADGEVLKEYCEYIGCATNNVAEYSALIKGLNIAAEFKANRVTVFSDSELVVRQMNGTYKVKSEGLLPLYQTAQRQSRAFDGFQIKHVRRDQNKEADRLANRGIATKDSADTSKK, encoded by the coding sequence TTGACCGAATTGACCCTATTTATTGACGGGGCATCCAGGGGCAATCCCGGGCATGCAGGCATTGGCATTCGCATTGAAGCAGATGGAGAAGTTCTCAAAGAATATTGTGAATATATCGGCTGTGCGACCAACAATGTCGCAGAGTATAGCGCGCTGATCAAGGGCCTCAACATAGCCGCAGAGTTCAAAGCCAATCGGGTGACCGTATTTTCCGACAGCGAACTCGTGGTTCGCCAGATGAATGGGACTTACAAAGTCAAAAGTGAGGGACTTTTGCCGCTTTATCAAACTGCCCAAAGGCAGAGTAGAGCTTTTGATGGCTTTCAGATTAAACACGTGCGTCGAGATCAGAATAAAGAAGCCGATCGGTTGGCAAACCGGGGTATTGCAACAAAAGACAGTGCCGACACGTCTAAAAAGTAA
- the pyrF gene encoding orotidine-5'-phosphate decarboxylase, with translation MSFSEKYSDTVQRNNSFVCVGLDPDPAKLPDHLKGKSNPTFAFLKEIIAATRDIACAYKPNFAFFGAQGIAGWEALQGAIRTIPNDMPIILDFKAGDIGNTAEHYAYMAYCQLGVDAVTVNPLMGTDGIEPFLAYQNGCAFLLCLTSNPGSADILRLNTAQGVLYEVLAQKAVEWSETGPCGLVVGATHPNDLKTIRMIATDLPILLPGVGTQGGQTSVQNGLDKKGSGILVNSSRSILYASSGTDFADAARQSAEDLRQVLNKVRREK, from the coding sequence ATGTCCTTTTCAGAAAAATACAGCGATACAGTACAACGCAATAATAGTTTTGTATGTGTGGGACTCGATCCCGATCCGGCAAAGTTGCCCGACCATCTCAAGGGAAAATCCAATCCTACCTTCGCTTTTCTGAAAGAAATTATAGCCGCCACGCGGGATATTGCGTGCGCCTATAAACCCAATTTTGCATTTTTTGGGGCGCAGGGTATTGCAGGTTGGGAAGCCCTTCAAGGCGCGATCCGGACTATTCCCAATGATATGCCAATTATACTCGATTTCAAAGCTGGCGACATTGGCAATACAGCAGAACACTATGCATACATGGCATATTGCCAACTCGGCGTTGATGCTGTGACCGTCAACCCGCTAATGGGAACAGATGGTATTGAACCCTTTTTGGCTTATCAAAATGGCTGTGCCTTCCTTTTGTGTCTCACGTCCAATCCCGGATCGGCTGACATTTTGCGTCTCAATACAGCTCAGGGCGTGCTGTATGAGGTGCTCGCGCAGAAAGCCGTGGAATGGTCAGAGACTGGACCCTGTGGCCTCGTGGTGGGTGCGACGCATCCCAATGACTTGAAAACTATTCGCATGATTGCCACTGATCTTCCCATACTTTTACCCGGCGTGGGGACGCAAGGTGGTCAAACCAGTGTCCAGAATGGTCTCGATAAAAAAGGCAGCGGTATTCTCGTCAATTCATCGCGCAGTATCCTCTACGCTTCCAGTGGTACCGATTTTGCAGACGCCGCTCGACAATCTGCGGAAGATCTGCGTCAGGTGCTTAATAAAGTAAGAAGGGAAAAGTGA
- a CDS encoding ABC-F family ATP-binding cassette domain-containing protein, whose amino-acid sequence MPLIQLEDIWKSFGAHDVLTGIHWQIDRGDSIGLVGPNGCGKTTLLRLITEESLPDRGQLHRQRGLNIGFLTQEPIFDPECTVMDAALDAFADILALQHRLQDLEKIMAEGENSDDVLNDYGHLRDQYEHMGGYATEARAKAILFGLGFCETDLKLTTPVLSGGQKNRLALAQLLAREPDLLLLDEPTNHLDLQAIEWLEYFLSEYAKAFVIISHDRIFLERTVTKIVDLERGMVEQYSGSYSFYIQEKEQRRAQQQKAYRAQRAHIERTEEYIRRNIAGQKTKQAQSRRRALEKLDRVERVVQQRDIVLRFNATTRGGDRVLEVENLTKAYPNCPLFSDLNLTLWRGERLGVIGPNGSGKSVLLKIFLEQLAPDSGCVMLGKGLEIGYYAQTRQDLDPNLSVLEEIWSLTPSVPEIEIRNFLGAFLFSGDDVERKTGSLSGGEQSRVALAKLMRAPLNLLMLDEPTNHLDIASRHVLENALDAFSGTVIAVSHDRYFLNRLVNRLIVLGDGKWQLVDGNYDAYQRQMQGLEIPTVQNAPKTQTDYENRKRAMRQQQRRERRLAEMEEAIAILEDRIDQIAEEMAREDLATDWHRLKELAIEKEEVQEKMERLFEEWEVLEREK is encoded by the coding sequence ATGCCACTTATTCAACTCGAAGATATCTGGAAATCTTTCGGCGCGCACGATGTGCTCACCGGTATTCATTGGCAAATTGACCGAGGTGATAGCATTGGGCTTGTCGGTCCCAACGGGTGCGGAAAGACCACGTTGCTTCGGCTCATAACCGAAGAAAGCCTGCCCGACCGCGGGCAACTTCACAGGCAGCGCGGTCTCAATATTGGATTTCTGACACAGGAACCCATATTTGACCCAGAATGCACAGTTATGGATGCGGCACTCGATGCTTTTGCCGATATTCTGGCTCTGCAACACCGTCTCCAGGATCTGGAAAAAATTATGGCTGAGGGTGAAAATTCCGATGATGTGCTCAATGATTACGGGCATCTCCGCGACCAGTATGAGCATATGGGAGGATATGCGACAGAAGCCCGTGCCAAAGCCATTCTGTTTGGCCTCGGTTTTTGCGAAACTGACCTGAAATTGACAACGCCAGTGCTCAGTGGCGGGCAGAAGAACCGCCTGGCCCTTGCTCAATTACTCGCAAGAGAACCCGACCTGTTGCTTCTGGACGAACCCACTAACCACCTCGATTTACAAGCTATAGAATGGCTCGAGTATTTTCTCTCGGAGTATGCCAAAGCCTTTGTCATCATTTCTCACGACCGCATTTTTCTCGAGCGCACTGTGACCAAAATTGTAGATCTGGAACGCGGTATGGTCGAACAGTATTCGGGTAGCTATTCCTTCTACATTCAGGAAAAAGAACAACGCCGGGCACAGCAGCAAAAAGCCTATCGAGCGCAGCGAGCGCATATCGAACGAACCGAAGAGTATATCCGCCGAAATATCGCCGGACAAAAGACCAAACAGGCGCAGAGCCGGCGCCGAGCACTCGAAAAACTCGACCGCGTAGAACGCGTTGTGCAACAACGCGATATTGTGCTTAGATTTAACGCCACCACACGGGGAGGAGATCGCGTCTTGGAGGTTGAGAATCTCACCAAAGCCTATCCCAACTGCCCTTTATTTTCCGATCTCAATCTCACGTTGTGGCGGGGGGAGCGCCTCGGTGTTATAGGTCCCAATGGTTCGGGCAAATCCGTACTCTTAAAAATTTTCCTGGAACAACTCGCACCTGATTCGGGGTGCGTTATGCTGGGTAAGGGGCTTGAGATCGGTTATTACGCACAAACCCGTCAGGACCTGGATCCCAATTTGAGCGTTCTCGAAGAAATCTGGTCACTCACACCCAGTGTTCCTGAAATTGAGATTAGAAATTTTCTGGGTGCTTTTCTCTTTTCTGGGGACGACGTGGAGCGCAAGACGGGTTCGCTCAGTGGGGGAGAACAAAGTCGGGTTGCTCTGGCCAAGCTCATGCGCGCACCCCTCAATCTGCTGATGCTCGACGAACCTACCAACCATCTGGATATCGCCTCCCGCCATGTGCTCGAAAACGCGCTTGATGCTTTTTCGGGGACTGTGATCGCGGTTTCACACGACCGATATTTTCTCAACCGTCTGGTCAATCGCCTGATCGTGCTTGGCGACGGAAAGTGGCAACTGGTAGATGGGAATTACGATGCGTATCAGCGTCAGATGCAGGGGTTAGAAATACCGACCGTACAGAATGCACCCAAAACGCAAACCGACTATGAAAATCGCAAGCGCGCAATGCGGCAGCAGCAAAGACGGGAACGCCGCTTAGCCGAAATGGAAGAAGCGATTGCAATACTCGAGGACCGGATTGATCAGATAGCTGAAGAAATGGCGCGAGAAGACCTTGCCACCGACTGGCATCGCTTGAAAGAATTGGCAATAGAAAAGGAAGAGGTGCAAGAGAAAATGGAGCGCTTATTTGAGGAATGGGAAGTTTTGGAAAGAGAAAAATGA
- the fabZ gene encoding 3-hydroxyacyl-ACP dehydratase FabZ, whose product MTLDIRDIEKILPHRYPFLLIDRVTELVPGERLVAYKNVSANEPFFQGHFPGNPVMPGVLIIEALAQAAAILMSDGQESDLIPLFMGIDKARFRRQVVPGDQLQLKVEVGQKRRNVCKGIGEATVDGEVAAQAELMAMFAKREDL is encoded by the coding sequence GTGACTCTGGACATTAGAGATATTGAAAAAATTCTTCCGCATCGTTACCCTTTTCTCCTAATAGATCGCGTAACCGAGTTGGTGCCCGGCGAGCGGTTGGTCGCGTACAAAAATGTGTCTGCTAATGAGCCATTTTTCCAGGGGCATTTTCCCGGCAATCCCGTGATGCCGGGCGTGCTCATTATCGAAGCACTTGCTCAGGCCGCTGCAATATTGATGAGTGATGGACAGGAGAGCGACTTGATACCATTGTTTATGGGTATTGACAAAGCGCGCTTCCGGAGACAGGTTGTCCCCGGCGATCAACTTCAGCTAAAAGTCGAAGTAGGTCAAAAACGCCGCAATGTGTGCAAAGGGATTGGCGAAGCCACAGTAGATGGCGAAGTCGCCGCACAGGCAGAATTGATGGCGATGTTTGCAAAACGCGAGGATCTATAG
- a CDS encoding OmpH family outer membrane protein, translating to MTRCRLLYVALSLALTGIASTAGAELKLGYIDSQKILDQYKPYQDALREYSRYEDELQRKMSTMQNDLAKMQDTYERQSLLLSDKRKQEEQQAIMKKQEELQRFVQDTTSPQGSLARKTAELSEPIIQTVNAVIKQVAEDEGFDFVLNSTALAYAKEAHDLTDKVLEALAKDLEARAKTEGP from the coding sequence ATGACACGCTGTCGCTTACTTTACGTCGCGCTATCTCTAGCACTAACTGGTATAGCCAGTACTGCTGGCGCGGAGCTAAAGCTGGGGTATATTGATTCACAGAAAATTCTGGATCAGTACAAGCCCTATCAAGATGCTTTAAGAGAATATAGCCGTTACGAAGACGAACTCCAGCGCAAGATGAGCACCATGCAAAACGATCTGGCCAAAATGCAGGATACCTATGAACGTCAATCCCTGCTTTTGAGTGACAAACGCAAGCAAGAAGAGCAGCAGGCCATTATGAAGAAACAGGAGGAACTACAGCGGTTTGTGCAAGATACTACCTCACCACAAGGCAGTCTCGCGCGCAAGACCGCGGAATTGTCCGAACCCATTATTCAAACAGTAAATGCGGTTATCAAACAAGTAGCAGAAGACGAAGGTTTTGATTTTGTGCTCAATTCAACGGCTCTGGCCTATGCGAAAGAGGCACACGATTTGACCGATAAGGTCCTCGAAGCACTGGCAAAAGATCTCGAAGCCAGGGCAAAAACCGAGGGACCATAG
- the bamA gene encoding outer membrane protein assembly factor BamA — MIQEILIRGNDWVETSFIESQSGLFKGQNLAEGEAARVIRNLYKSGLFSDIKISIDRVSGGVAIIIDLKAVPRLGEVIFKGNRAIKDKTLKRELELTKGQLIQPREKKRGVNKLVALYRKKGYLLASVDVQEEAVDEDGRLPLAFEIHEGEKVNLKKIRFHRNTALTGKQLRKQMKETKQDGWWFGGGKYSEETYPDDKELVLAFYRQNGYREAAIVSDSLSYGPDKKNMYLDITIEEGPLYRFGAVSWSGNEKITDAGFSHFIVVDSGAVYNEERVLKSREQLQNAYMDIGHIGAQVFPQQKPIEGHVVNVHFDVVEKDPWTIRKILITGNTKTKDRVIRRELRVRPGDTFSRALLERSVREVMQLNFFTNVLPEPIAVEETSEIDLEFTIEEKSTGTASIGAGYSERDKLIGTIGLQIPNFRGNGQQLDFQWEFGSRRETFSIGFTEPWFRNTPTSISASLFRSTIRLATYGVADFDQRTEGGAFRLGRRLRWPDYSRISGGYRLEKVAFINFTDSTDVNNPFYEDNVTSSISANLTRDSRDLPIFPTSGSVMSYSPALAGGFLGGNRDFHKHDIVTSFYFPIFWRLALNLRSQLGFVASYGTERVPYQELYLPGGVDIFEGTMLRGYPDRSIGPRNSGGEPIGGVAQLLFNAEISIPIVPNQFYGLIFADAGNAWENLDRISLTDMRRSAGFGIRIVAPVVGIMGFDFAWGFDRRRVDGQSVQMMTHFQFGPQFY; from the coding sequence GTGATTCAAGAGATCCTCATCAGAGGCAATGATTGGGTCGAGACTTCTTTTATCGAGTCTCAGAGCGGTTTATTCAAAGGGCAGAACCTGGCGGAAGGCGAAGCCGCGCGGGTCATCCGCAATCTCTACAAAAGCGGCCTATTTTCCGATATCAAAATTTCTATAGATCGCGTATCTGGCGGTGTAGCCATTATTATTGATTTGAAAGCCGTGCCGCGTTTGGGTGAGGTGATTTTTAAGGGCAATCGCGCAATAAAGGACAAGACGCTAAAACGCGAATTGGAATTGACCAAAGGCCAGTTGATACAGCCGCGAGAAAAAAAGAGAGGGGTCAACAAACTGGTCGCGCTCTATCGCAAAAAAGGCTACTTGCTCGCCTCAGTAGATGTACAAGAAGAGGCGGTTGATGAAGATGGGCGATTGCCACTGGCCTTTGAAATTCACGAAGGTGAAAAAGTCAATTTGAAAAAAATCCGTTTTCACCGCAACACAGCATTGACCGGGAAGCAACTGCGCAAGCAGATGAAAGAAACCAAACAAGACGGCTGGTGGTTTGGAGGAGGCAAATACAGTGAGGAAACCTATCCCGACGATAAAGAATTGGTTTTGGCCTTTTACCGACAAAACGGATATCGGGAAGCGGCAATTGTATCCGATAGTTTGTCCTATGGCCCTGATAAAAAAAATATGTATCTCGATATCACCATCGAAGAAGGACCGCTTTATCGCTTTGGCGCAGTGAGTTGGTCGGGCAATGAGAAAATCACAGATGCGGGTTTTTCTCACTTTATTGTGGTCGATTCGGGCGCGGTTTACAACGAAGAGCGCGTCTTAAAATCGCGAGAGCAGTTGCAAAATGCCTATATGGACATCGGGCATATAGGCGCGCAAGTTTTTCCGCAACAAAAACCCATTGAAGGTCACGTCGTCAACGTACATTTTGATGTGGTCGAAAAAGATCCGTGGACAATTCGCAAAATTTTGATTACGGGCAATACCAAAACCAAAGACCGCGTGATTCGACGCGAATTGCGCGTGCGCCCGGGCGATACGTTTAGCCGCGCCCTTTTGGAGCGCAGCGTGCGCGAAGTCATGCAACTCAACTTTTTTACCAATGTTTTGCCCGAGCCTATTGCTGTAGAAGAGACATCGGAGATTGACCTGGAGTTCACCATAGAAGAAAAGTCAACGGGCACGGCATCTATCGGGGCAGGGTATAGCGAACGCGACAAGCTGATTGGCACCATTGGATTGCAAATTCCCAATTTTAGAGGCAATGGACAACAACTCGATTTCCAGTGGGAGTTTGGATCGCGCCGCGAAACCTTTAGCATAGGATTTACCGAACCGTGGTTCCGCAATACCCCCACGAGTATATCTGCGTCACTATTCCGAAGTACCATACGACTGGCAACTTATGGTGTGGCTGACTTTGACCAGCGCACAGAAGGCGGTGCATTTCGCCTCGGACGCAGGCTGCGCTGGCCCGATTATTCGCGCATTTCTGGAGGATATCGCCTCGAGAAGGTTGCTTTTATCAATTTTACCGACAGTACAGATGTAAACAATCCTTTTTATGAAGACAATGTGACCAGCAGCATCAGCGCAAACTTGACCCGCGACAGCCGCGATTTGCCGATCTTTCCCACATCGGGCAGCGTGATGTCTTATTCGCCTGCACTGGCCGGTGGATTTTTGGGCGGAAATAGAGATTTTCACAAGCACGATATTGTCACGAGTTTTTACTTCCCCATATTCTGGCGATTGGCCTTAAATCTGCGGTCGCAATTGGGCTTTGTCGCCAGTTATGGCACCGAGCGCGTCCCGTACCAGGAATTGTATCTGCCGGGCGGCGTTGATATTTTTGAAGGTACCATGTTGCGCGGTTATCCCGACCGCTCAATAGGTCCTCGCAATAGTGGGGGAGAGCCAATTGGGGGCGTCGCGCAGTTGCTGTTTAACGCGGAGATTAGCATTCCCATTGTGCCCAATCAGTTTTATGGCCTCATTTTTGCCGATGCGGGTAATGCCTGGGAAAATCTGGATCGGATCAGCTTGACGGATATGCGTCGATCGGCGGGTTTTGGCATTCGGATTGTAGCACCTGTGGTGGGTATTATGGGATTCGATTTTGCATGGGGATTTGACCGTCGGCGTGTTGATGGCCAGTCCGTACAAATGATGACGCATTTCCAATTCGGCCCGCAATTTTATTAG
- a CDS encoding ATP-dependent Clp protease ATP-binding subunit, with protein MQNSMFSDQVKQVMQLAREEAARLGHNYIGTEHLLLGIIRGGKSTAVQVLTNLNLNLESIKQSIDDFVASSGSSMTMGEVPFTPRAKQILEIAANEAKEMKSRVVRTSHLLLALLKDKDGVAAQILVTFGVDHRTAKEEVIAVLQGKSSSGSKREKRKSKTPFLDHFGRDLTDLARQGKLDPTIGRDREIERVSQVLARRKKNNPVLVGEPGVGKTQIIEGLAQRIVERRVPQILLDKRVVTLDMGGIVAGTKYRGQFEERLKAVMNELQQSKNVIIFIDELHTIVGAGSAEGTLDASNMFKPSLSRGELQCIGATTLDEYRKYIEKDGALERRFQTIVVDAPSVDETIEILKGLKDSYETHHKVSFLPEAIEAAARMADRYISDRHLPDKAIDVIDETGARVRLARLNPPEEIKEIEMAIGEITRKKDMAAENQQFEEAARLRDRERELKNELENMRQAWEVQVTDDVVEVTEEHIAEVISSMTGIPVFRLAQAESERLINMASELQKRVIGQEEAVSTVCRSIRRTRAGLKDPNRPIGTFLFLGPTGIGKTYLAQALAQYLFDDEDALVTVDMSEYMEKFAVSRLVGAPPGYVGYDEGGQLTEKVRRRPYSVVLLDEIEKAHPDVFNILLQVLDEGRLTDSFGRKVNFKNTILIMTSNLGTKDLQKAGGLGFGRSDKKSIREKMEERINEEVKKTFNPEFINRLDETVIFNPLDRKEIIQIVDIELEKILARVAERDIEVRLTQGAKSLIAEKGYDPTYGARHLRRTIQKMIEDPMAEEIIMGHFADGCKVRVSKKGDTLSFEGNSIAKEESKEESEDTTEIQMSTKDSKLNTADERGEGNLDEKVGDQDKSGDPVGKEEVVNKDKA; from the coding sequence ATGCAGAACAGTATGTTTTCAGACCAGGTGAAGCAGGTCATGCAACTCGCTCGCGAAGAAGCAGCGCGTCTGGGACACAATTATATCGGCACCGAGCATTTGCTGCTGGGCATTATACGCGGGGGCAAGAGTACGGCCGTTCAAGTACTGACAAATCTGAACTTAAATCTCGAAAGCATCAAGCAATCCATAGACGATTTTGTCGCTTCTTCTGGCAGTTCAATGACGATGGGTGAAGTGCCTTTTACACCTCGGGCAAAACAGATTCTCGAAATTGCTGCCAATGAAGCCAAAGAAATGAAGAGCCGGGTTGTGAGAACCAGCCATCTGCTGTTGGCACTGTTGAAGGATAAAGACGGGGTTGCCGCACAGATTTTGGTCACATTCGGCGTAGATCACAGAACCGCCAAAGAGGAGGTGATTGCCGTTTTGCAAGGAAAATCTTCGAGTGGTAGTAAGCGCGAAAAAAGAAAGAGCAAAACGCCTTTCCTCGATCATTTCGGACGCGATTTAACCGATCTGGCGCGGCAGGGCAAATTGGATCCAACCATTGGTCGCGATCGCGAAATCGAACGGGTGTCGCAGGTACTTGCCAGACGCAAAAAGAACAACCCGGTGCTTGTGGGCGAACCCGGCGTGGGTAAAACGCAGATCATCGAGGGATTGGCACAGCGCATTGTAGAACGGCGGGTCCCACAAATTTTGCTGGACAAGCGCGTAGTCACGCTCGATATGGGCGGCATTGTCGCTGGCACAAAATACCGAGGACAATTTGAAGAGCGCCTGAAAGCTGTGATGAATGAACTCCAGCAAAGCAAGAATGTGATCATTTTTATCGATGAGTTGCACACCATTGTCGGTGCTGGCAGCGCAGAGGGTACGCTGGATGCATCCAATATGTTTAAGCCCTCACTTTCCCGCGGTGAATTGCAGTGCATTGGTGCAACAACCTTAGACGAATATCGAAAATATATTGAAAAGGACGGCGCGCTCGAGCGACGGTTCCAGACGATAGTGGTCGATGCCCCTTCAGTGGATGAGACCATTGAAATTCTCAAGGGCCTAAAAGACAGTTATGAGACACATCACAAAGTGTCGTTTTTACCCGAAGCTATCGAAGCAGCAGCGCGAATGGCCGATCGTTATATAAGCGATCGGCACTTGCCCGATAAGGCCATTGATGTAATCGATGAAACGGGAGCGCGGGTGCGATTGGCCCGCCTCAATCCCCCCGAAGAGATCAAAGAAATCGAGATGGCTATTGGTGAGATTACGCGAAAAAAAGATATGGCTGCCGAAAATCAGCAATTTGAAGAGGCTGCAAGGTTGCGCGACCGCGAGAGAGAACTCAAAAACGAACTCGAAAATATGCGCCAGGCGTGGGAAGTACAGGTGACTGATGATGTGGTCGAAGTGACAGAAGAACACATTGCCGAAGTGATTTCGAGCATGACGGGCATTCCCGTGTTTCGGCTGGCACAGGCCGAGTCCGAGAGGCTGATCAACATGGCGTCCGAGTTGCAAAAGCGCGTGATCGGCCAGGAGGAAGCGGTTTCTACGGTATGTCGCTCCATTCGACGCACACGTGCAGGTCTCAAAGATCCCAATCGCCCAATCGGCACATTTTTGTTCCTGGGCCCCACGGGTATTGGCAAAACGTATTTGGCGCAGGCACTGGCGCAGTATTTATTTGATGATGAAGATGCACTCGTAACCGTAGATATGTCGGAATATATGGAAAAATTCGCGGTATCTCGACTCGTTGGTGCACCACCAGGTTATGTGGGATATGATGAGGGTGGGCAGCTAACGGAGAAAGTGCGCCGGCGTCCCTATTCGGTGGTTTTGCTCGATGAAATTGAAAAGGCCCATCCCGATGTATTCAATATCCTCTTGCAGGTGTTGGATGAAGGGCGTTTGACAGATAGTTTCGGGCGCAAGGTAAATTTCAAAAATACCATTTTGATCATGACATCCAATCTGGGAACCAAAGACCTGCAAAAGGCAGGTGGTTTGGGATTTGGCCGATCAGACAAAAAATCGATCCGCGAAAAAATGGAAGAGCGCATCAACGAAGAAGTCAAAAAGACGTTTAATCCCGAGTTTATCAATCGCCTGGATGAAACGGTGATTTTCAATCCACTGGATCGAAAGGAAATTATTCAGATCGTCGATATTGAGCTTGAAAAAATTCTCGCTCGCGTTGCAGAACGCGATATCGAAGTACGCCTCACACAGGGAGCCAAGAGTTTGATCGCCGAAAAGGGCTATGATCCGACGTATGGCGCGCGACATCTGCGGCGCACCATTCAAAAGATGATTGAAGATCCCATGGCCGAAGAGATCATTATGGGCCACTTTGCCGATGGCTGCAAGGTTCGGGTGAGCAAAAAAGGCGATACGCTCAGCTTTGAGGGAAATTCTATCGCAAAAGAAGAATCGAAAGAAGAATCGGAAGACACGACCGAAATTCAGATGAGTACAAAAGACAGTAAACTCAACACGGCTGATGAGCGCGGAGAGGGTAATCTCGATGAAAAAGTTGGAGATCAGGACAAATCGGGAGATCCTGTCGGAAAAGAAGAAGTAGTGAACAAGGACAAAGCATGA
- a CDS encoding ABC transporter ATP-binding protein → MDELLRATGVYKHYVLGDTHIEVLKGVDLGVVRGEIVAVVGASGVGKSTLLHIMGGLDHPASGTIVIDGVDIFSLSDTARAKFRNRQIGFVFQFHHLLRDFTALENVMMPLMIAGISHDEARVPAQKLLCDIGLEKRLAHLPSELSGGEAQRVAVARALVTQPAVVLADEPSGNLDVARSAELHALIWELVRTRHQTCIIVTHDQHLAARADRVVEMEDGRLLA, encoded by the coding sequence ATGGATGAGTTGCTGCGTGCAACAGGGGTTTACAAGCACTATGTATTGGGGGATACCCATATTGAGGTATTAAAAGGGGTTGACCTCGGGGTTGTTCGCGGTGAAATTGTAGCAGTGGTTGGTGCTTCGGGTGTGGGAAAGAGTACTTTGTTGCACATTATGGGCGGGTTAGATCATCCGGCTTCGGGGACGATTGTCATTGATGGCGTCGATATATTTTCCCTTTCAGATACTGCTCGCGCCAAATTTCGCAATCGCCAGATCGGATTTGTTTTTCAGTTTCACCACTTGTTGCGCGATTTTACTGCGCTTGAAAATGTGATGATGCCCCTGATGATTGCCGGTATTTCGCACGATGAAGCGCGAGTACCCGCGCAAAAACTACTCTGTGATATCGGTCTGGAAAAGCGACTTGCACATTTACCTTCCGAACTTTCTGGCGGGGAAGCGCAGCGCGTTGCTGTTGCACGGGCATTGGTGACGCAACCCGCAGTTGTTCTGGCCGACGAACCTTCTGGCAATCTCGATGTGGCACGCAGTGCAGAGCTTCACGCATTAATTTGGGAACTTGTCAGAACCCGACATCAAACGTGCATTATCGTAACACATGACCAGCATTTGGCTGCTCGCGCTGATCGGGTAGTCGAAATGGAAGACGGTCGTCTCCTTGCTTAA